A genomic window from Purpureocillium takamizusanense chromosome 2, complete sequence includes:
- the MCX1 gene encoding ATP-binding protein (COG:O~EggNog:ENOG503NWNJ): protein MLSPARALTPSLRLSRNALRRVGRPPPCCICRRHLSSSRPLETSKQTPDFNSGFTGSYDPTMEGGRGPMFNKTNFGVPQFYPRDLKKRVDEYVVGQDRAKKTICATLFNHYQTLRRRHQYEHEDRNVQEKLLRQRFARDRELHQRRRDAHPVEDEFPGHHESVRSLYDVNPAFEDDPLDHLYTPEDISKPEHVKIDKSNLLLIGPTGVGKTYILETLSKKIHVPFTICDCNSLTQAGYIGQDVETCIERLLIEANYDIKAAEYGIVVLDEFDKLARRESPTGRDVGGEGVQQALLKLVEGTKVTINVKDNRSSRSTPPITTNYSSSGSSSSSPQPLPPGGKVDQYTIDTTNILFIFCGAFVGLDKTVVQRVAKPSMGFGGEVKGRSTMSGSRHVLPPEAFTHLAHHDPASAPSFTPMDLATPADLQSFGFIPELIGRLHNICALSPLSRDDLYRILTEPRNSLVAQYTALFETYPSRLYFTDKALYAIAERAAAAETGARGLKMEMERILAEPMFDAPTPYVLVTEGCVKGMEKALYWGKDGRFELDRRLEEEEAHRAGPTPQVTFERLREAGQSGG from the exons ATGCTTTCCCCTGCCCGAGCGCTCACGCCGTCGCTGCGCTTGAGTCGCAATGCTCTGAGGCGGGTTGGTCGGCCACCGCCATGTTGCATATGCCGTCGCCACCTGTCCTCCTCCCGGCCGCTCGAAACTTCAAAGCAAACGCCAGACTTCAACTCTGGCTTCACTGGAAGCTATGATCCCACAATGGAGGGAGGCCGCGGCCCCATGTTTAACAAGACCAACTTCGGCGTTCCGCAGTTTTATCCCCGAGACCTCAAGAAACGCGTCGATGAATACGTTGTTGGCCAGGACCGGGCCAAGAAAACGATATGCGCGACGCTGTTCAACCACTATCAGACCCTGCGCCGAAGACATCAGTACGAGCATGAGGATAGGAACGTCCAGGAGAAGCTCCTGCGGCAACGGTTCGCCCGAGACAGAGAGCTGCACCAGagacgccgcgacgcgcacCCAGTCGAAG ATGAGTTCCCGGGCCATCACGAATCCGTCAGGTCGCTGTACGATGTCAACCCCGCGTTCGAGGATGACCCGCTCGACCACCTGTACACCCCGGAGGACATATCCAAGCCCGAGCACGTCAAGATTGACAAGAGCAACCTCTTGTTGATTGGGCCGACAGGGGTCGGCAAGACCTATATTCTGGA GACATTGAGCAAGAAGATACATGTGCCTTTTACAATCTGCGACTGCAACTCGCTTACTCAAGCAGGATACATCGGACAGGACGTAGAGACGTGTATCGAGCGTCTTCTCATCGAGGCCAACTATGACATCAAGGCGGCAGAATACGGCATCGTCGTGTTGGACGAATTTGACAAGCTCGCACGAAGGGAATCTCCCACCGGCCGAgatgttggcggcgagggcgtgcagCAAGCTTTGTTGAAGCTTGTGGAGGGAACCAAGGTCACCATCAATGTCAAGGACAATCGGTCTTCGCGGTCCACCCCTCCAATCACAACCAACTATAGCTCATCCGgatcgtcatcatcatccccccAACCTCTCCCCCCCGGAGGCAAGGTCGACCAATATACCATCGACACTACCAACATACTCTTCATCTTTTGTGGCGCTTTTGTCGGACTTGACAAGACCGTCGTGCAGCGAGTTGCCAAGCCTTCCATGGGGTTCGGAGGAGAGGTCAAGGGCCGCTCCACCATGTCCGGCAGCCGGCATGTGCTGCCTCCGGAAGCCTTTACGCATCTTGCGCATCACGACCCTGCGTCAGCACCCTCCTTTACTCCCATGGACCTAGCCACGCCTGCGGACCTTCAAAGCTTCGGGTTCATACCTGAACTGATTGGGCGTCTGCACAACATATGTGCCCTGAGCCCGCTCTCCCGTGACGACTTATACCGAATCTTGACGGAACCACGCAACAGCCTAGTCGCACAGTACACTGCGCTGTTTGAGACGTATCCGTCTCGGTTGTACTTTACAGACAAGGCGCTCTACGCAATAGCCGAgcgagccgcggccgccgagacgGGTGCGAGAGGTCTcaagatggagatggagcGGATATTGGCGGAGCCAATGTTTGACGCGCCAACTCCCTATGTTCTGGTCACAGAGGGCTGCGTCAAGGGGATGGAGAAGGCCTTGTACTGGGGCAAGGATGGCCGCTTCGAGCTGGATAGACGcttggaggaagaggaagcgcaccgcgccggcccCACGCCCCAAGTGACGTTCGAGCGGCTGAGGGAGGCCGGGCAGAGTGGGGGCTGA